From a single Nostoc sp. MS1 genomic region:
- a CDS encoding DUF389 domain-containing protein, which yields MVNIRGIRNRFNNFQNNRITPLQLQDLRNGLLEESTINTNYIVLILGSCIIATLGLLSNSAAVIIGAMIIAPLMLPIRGLAFGALEGNFILFRKAVAAITLGTTISIILACIIGYLVALPQFGSEIISRSRPTLLDLGIAVAAGGISGFAKVQPKISESLAGTAIAVALMPPICVIGLGLSQVNWSLSFGASLLYLTNLLGITLSCMLTFLLTGCTSFKRARKALAWTLALTAIIFIPLSISFYQLIRQARLEVSLKQALLNRTVTFQRLVLLNSDVNWLSTPPEVRLSVRTKEPITPKQVALLEKFLEKEMGQHFMLIFEVGEIEEVTSSPSKNTPSKI from the coding sequence GTGGTAAATATAAGAGGTATTCGCAATCGGTTTAACAATTTTCAAAATAACCGAATTACACCATTGCAATTACAAGATTTACGTAACGGCTTATTAGAAGAATCAACAATTAATACCAATTATATTGTCCTGATTTTGGGTTCTTGTATAATTGCCACATTAGGATTACTTTCTAATAGTGCTGCTGTCATTATTGGTGCAATGATTATTGCGCCTCTGATGTTACCAATTCGTGGGCTAGCATTTGGAGCATTAGAAGGTAATTTCATCTTATTCCGTAAAGCTGTAGCTGCTATTACCCTTGGAACAACTATATCAATTATTTTAGCTTGTATTATCGGTTACTTAGTGGCACTGCCACAATTTGGTAGCGAAATTATTAGTCGTTCTCGACCTACTTTATTAGACTTAGGTATTGCTGTAGCGGCCGGGGGAATTAGTGGTTTTGCTAAGGTGCAACCTAAAATTTCTGAAAGTTTAGCCGGAACTGCGATCGCCGTTGCGCTTATGCCACCAATTTGTGTGATTGGTTTAGGTTTATCGCAAGTCAATTGGTCACTGAGTTTCGGTGCATCTCTACTTTATCTCACCAATTTGTTAGGAATCACTCTTTCTTGTATGCTGACGTTTTTACTAACGGGTTGCACGTCATTTAAACGTGCAAGAAAAGCCCTAGCATGGACGTTAGCTTTAACAGCAATAATTTTTATTCCCTTAAGCATCAGCTTTTATCAGTTAATTAGACAAGCCAGACTCGAAGTAAGTTTAAAACAAGCATTGCTTAATAGAACTGTGACTTTTCAAAGGTTGGTACTACTAAATAGTGATGTAAATTGGTTAAGCACTCCACCAGAAGTTCGTTTAAGTGTTCGCACAAAAGAACCTATTACACCAAAACAAGTAGCACTATTAGAAAAATTTTTAGAAAAAGAAATGGGTCAACATTTTATGCTCATTTTTGAAGTAGGAGAAATTGAGGAAGTTACAAGTTCTCCCTCAAAGAATACTCCATCTAAAATTTAA
- a CDS encoding IS982 family transposase, with protein MSTIVSRLDITQIFCDIDDLCQQWENLWQQVPQLPSTTGERRSQSRMHLSEVMTIVIAFHGSGYKTFKEFYTLQVLPGWREAFPNLVSYTRFVELMPWCLMLLCCFLHTRTGEITGISFIDSTPINVCHNARAHSHKVFKGLVKWGKNSVGWHFGFKLHLIINDCGELLAFSLTPANVDDRKPVPDMTRDLIGKLFGDRGYISQKLFEELYQRGLQLVTKSQKKMKNRLVKLIDKILLRKRAVIESVNDHLKNICQIEHSRHRSPFNFLVNLMAGLAAYTYLPKKPSIDIYPKDLPALPPAIF; from the coding sequence ATGTCTACCATTGTATCTCGCCTCGACATCACGCAAATTTTCTGCGACATAGATGATTTGTGTCAGCAATGGGAAAATTTATGGCAGCAAGTACCACAATTGCCATCGACAACAGGAGAACGGCGTAGTCAATCCCGAATGCACTTATCCGAAGTGATGACAATAGTCATAGCCTTTCATGGCAGTGGATATAAGACTTTCAAGGAATTTTATACACTGCAAGTTTTGCCTGGTTGGCGTGAAGCATTTCCCAATTTGGTCAGCTACACAAGGTTTGTGGAATTGATGCCGTGGTGTTTAATGTTATTATGTTGCTTTTTACATACACGTACAGGAGAAATTACAGGGATTAGCTTTATTGATTCCACACCGATAAATGTTTGTCATAACGCCAGAGCGCATTCTCACAAGGTATTTAAAGGTTTAGTTAAATGGGGAAAAAACTCTGTGGGCTGGCATTTTGGATTTAAACTACATTTGATTATTAATGATTGTGGAGAATTATTAGCATTTTCCCTAACTCCTGCCAATGTGGATGACCGAAAACCAGTCCCAGACATGACTCGTGACTTAATCGGTAAACTTTTTGGTGATAGAGGATATATATCTCAAAAATTATTTGAGGAGTTATATCAACGAGGATTGCAGTTAGTCACAAAATCTCAGAAGAAAATGAAAAACCGCTTGGTCAAACTGATTGATAAGATTCTGTTACGCAAACGTGCTGTCATTGAATCAGTCAATGACCATCTCAAAAATATATGTCAAATAGAACACTCTCGTCATCGCAGTCCATTTAACTTTTTAGTTAACTTGATGGCTGGTTTAGCTGCTTATACCTATTTGCCTAAAAAACCTTCGATTGATATTTACCCAAAAGACTTACCTGCACTACCTCCTGCCATTTTTTAG
- a CDS encoding ABC transporter ATP-binding protein, whose translation MAKLELKNLNKTYNPKVIPVKDVSLTVDNHEFLTLLGPSGCGKSTVLRMIAGLEEPTRGQIKIGDVDVTHKRAAERNIAMVFQSYALYPHMTVYENLASGLKLKKVSTAEIKRRVAEVAEVLGLEELMNRKPGQMSGGQRQRVAVGRALARNADVYLLDEPLSNLDALLRERVRADLKQIFAAQKVPVVYVTHDQTEAMTLSTKVALLNNGYVQQLDPPDRIYNHPANLFVAGFVGSPQMNLLTLPCQGRSALLGNFQVRLPDLPTVPPQIVLGIRPENVRIAQSGDTQTIRGRVYLVENLGMHYLVSVRVEGSPTGALTVRALLPIDQNWSGEDITLALPPENIHWFDVESGHALVKRQMLGVRG comes from the coding sequence ATGGCTAAACTTGAACTCAAAAATTTGAATAAAACCTATAATCCCAAAGTTATTCCTGTTAAAGACGTTAGCTTAACTGTAGATAACCATGAGTTTTTGACTCTCCTCGGCCCTTCCGGCTGTGGTAAATCTACCGTCCTACGCATGATTGCTGGTCTTGAAGAACCTACTCGCGGTCAAATCAAAATTGGGGATGTGGATGTCACCCATAAACGAGCAGCCGAGCGCAATATTGCAATGGTATTCCAAAGCTATGCACTCTATCCCCACATGACGGTATACGAAAATCTCGCTTCTGGGTTGAAGCTGAAAAAAGTTTCAACCGCAGAAATTAAACGACGAGTAGCAGAAGTGGCAGAGGTTTTGGGATTAGAGGAATTAATGAACCGTAAGCCTGGTCAGATGTCTGGAGGTCAACGCCAGCGCGTTGCTGTTGGTCGTGCTTTAGCGCGTAATGCCGATGTCTACTTGCTAGATGAGCCTTTAAGCAACCTGGATGCACTACTGCGGGAGCGGGTTAGAGCCGACCTCAAGCAAATTTTCGCCGCCCAAAAAGTGCCAGTAGTCTACGTCACCCACGACCAAACAGAAGCGATGACGCTTTCCACAAAAGTAGCTTTGCTCAATAATGGCTACGTACAGCAACTTGACCCACCAGACCGCATCTATAACCATCCAGCTAACTTATTTGTGGCGGGATTTGTTGGCAGTCCTCAAATGAACTTGCTAACTCTACCCTGTCAGGGAAGATCCGCGCTACTGGGTAACTTCCAAGTGCGTTTGCCAGACCTACCAACTGTACCACCCCAAATTGTCTTGGGAATCCGCCCAGAAAATGTTCGTATTGCTCAAAGCGGTGATACCCAAACTATCAGAGGGCGAGTGTATTTAGTAGAAAACTTGGGGATGCACTATTTGGTCAGTGTCAGGGTTGAAGGTTCACCAACTGGAGCGTTGACAGTACGTGCTTTGCTGCCAATAGATCAAAATTGGAGTGGCGAGGATATTACCCTAGCATTACCCCCTGAGAATATCCACTGGTTTGATGTTGAGTCTGGTCATGCACTTGTTAAGCGGCAAATGTTAGGTGTGAGGGGTTAA
- a CDS encoding carbohydrate ABC transporter permease, with amino-acid sequence MSVTPQTIPTTPKPTGGTKFSVKKILLPIAVVLVVLFSLAPALWQLLTSFKVNEDIAAVPTVYFPTRFTFNHYIELFTRRPFWRYIFNSAFVSIISTTVSLVIGAPAAYALARLRPWGGKAILASILIVTLFPGILLFLGLLEIIQALRLGNNYLALIIPYTAINLPLTILVLRSFFEQLPKDLEDSARVDGYNTFQLLWQIVLPMTLPALVTTGILTFIFAWNEFIFALTFMTREELKTIPVAAAQLGGASVYEIPYGPIAAATVIGTIPLVLLVLFFQRRIVQGLTAGAVKG; translated from the coding sequence ATGAGTGTAACTCCCCAAACAATTCCTACGACTCCAAAACCAACCGGAGGAACTAAGTTTTCTGTTAAAAAAATCTTGCTGCCTATAGCTGTTGTCTTAGTGGTACTATTCAGCCTAGCACCAGCTTTGTGGCAATTGCTCACCTCGTTTAAAGTCAATGAAGATATCGCGGCTGTTCCTACTGTCTACTTTCCCACGCGATTCACTTTCAATCACTATATTGAGTTATTTACTCGTCGCCCATTTTGGCGTTACATCTTTAATAGTGCCTTTGTATCAATTATCTCTACAACTGTATCTTTAGTGATCGGCGCACCTGCTGCTTATGCCTTGGCAAGGTTACGCCCTTGGGGTGGAAAAGCCATCCTTGCCAGCATTCTCATCGTGACTTTATTTCCGGGAATTTTGCTGTTCTTAGGATTGTTAGAAATTATTCAAGCGCTCAGACTGGGTAACAACTATTTGGCGCTAATTATTCCCTACACCGCCATCAATTTACCCCTGACAATTCTAGTCCTGAGAAGCTTTTTCGAGCAGTTACCAAAGGACTTAGAAGATTCCGCTAGAGTCGATGGTTACAACACCTTTCAACTGCTGTGGCAAATTGTCCTGCCAATGACCCTTCCCGCCTTAGTCACAACTGGCATTCTCACCTTCATTTTTGCTTGGAATGAGTTTATCTTCGCCCTCACATTTATGACCCGCGAAGAATTGAAAACAATTCCCGTGGCGGCTGCTCAATTAGGTGGTGCAAGTGTATACGAAATTCCCTATGGCCCCATCGCGGCTGCAACTGTCATCGGGACTATACCCCTAGTTTTACTAGTTTTGTTTTTCCAACGCAGAATTGTCCAAGGTTTGACGGCTGGTGCTGTAAAAGGATAA
- a CDS encoding carbohydrate ABC transporter permease — MTNSQTLRSREQRTAWILLAPALLLLLFVFAYPILRAFWLSVFTRNLGTELQPVFSGLDNYVRMAGDGRFWQSLWATAVFTTASVISELLLGLGIALVLNQAFFGRGIVRTIAILPWALPTALIGLAWSWIFNDQFGVVNDILRRLGLINTGINWLGDPTLAMIAVVFADVWKTTPFISILLLAGLQSISQDLYEAYSVDGATAWQSFRNITLPLLLPQILIAVLFRFAQAFGIFDLIAVMTGGGPGGSTEVVSLYIYSTVMRYLDFGYGAALVVVTFLILIAAVAIASFLLNKYRARSSGAI; from the coding sequence ATGACTAACTCACAAACACTCCGAAGTCGGGAACAACGCACAGCCTGGATATTACTAGCACCTGCACTGCTGCTGCTGTTGTTTGTATTTGCCTACCCAATTTTACGGGCATTCTGGTTAAGTGTATTTACTAGGAACTTGGGAACGGAGTTACAACCCGTATTCTCTGGTTTGGATAATTATGTGCGGATGGCGGGGGATGGTCGTTTTTGGCAGAGTTTATGGGCAACGGCTGTTTTCACCACAGCATCGGTCATATCCGAACTACTGCTAGGGTTGGGAATTGCTTTGGTGCTGAATCAGGCGTTTTTTGGCCGGGGTATAGTACGTACAATTGCCATTTTACCTTGGGCTTTGCCTACAGCTTTGATTGGGCTGGCATGGTCGTGGATTTTTAATGACCAGTTTGGAGTTGTCAACGATATTCTGCGACGGTTGGGGTTGATTAACACGGGAATTAACTGGTTAGGAGATCCAACGCTGGCAATGATAGCAGTGGTGTTTGCTGATGTTTGGAAAACTACACCATTTATTAGTATTCTCCTGTTAGCTGGCTTACAGTCGATATCACAAGACCTCTATGAAGCTTACTCGGTTGATGGGGCAACTGCTTGGCAAAGCTTCCGCAATATTACCTTGCCATTGCTGCTGCCACAAATCTTAATTGCAGTGCTGTTTCGGTTTGCGCAAGCTTTTGGGATTTTCGATTTAATTGCAGTGATGACTGGGGGTGGCCCTGGTGGCTCTACTGAAGTGGTGTCATTGTACATTTATTCTACAGTGATGCGCTACTTAGATTTTGGTTATGGTGCAGCCCTAGTTGTGGTGACATTTCTCATATTAATTGCTGCGGTGGCGATCGCAAGTTTCTTATTAAATAAATACCGTGCCAGATCATCAGGAGCCATTTAA
- a CDS encoding ABC transporter substrate-binding protein: MLYRPINKLQKFIKKQSLLRLGAFLATLLGIILFSWVALAQRPVTLNMLITAPDAQPWRQGLIKDFEAANPGIRLNLVEGPNATNLLEDLYTSSFILGESPYDLINMDVIWTPKFAAAGWLLPLDNRISQQELAAFSDKDVEGGRYQGKLYRIPMRSDVGMLYYREDLIKQAGLKPPETFADLMQISQILQKKDEVNWGYLWQGRQYEGLVAMFIEVLEGFGGFWVNPDNLEVGLDRPETLQAIEFLRNTVREGISPSGVTTYQEEDTRRLFQSGQVAFLRSWPYAWPLAQAENSPIRGKVAIKPMVHAPGQTGAACLGGWGLGIAKNSRHPEEAWKAIQYFTSKEAQRRFILTAGFVPSRKELFTDPEIVAKYPHYPQLLEVVSNAVLRPPIAQYAQTSDILQRYLSAALAGRMAPERAMQAAAAETRRLLGARDS; encoded by the coding sequence ATGTTGTACCGACCAATAAACAAACTACAAAAATTCATCAAAAAACAAAGTTTGTTGCGTCTGGGAGCCTTTCTGGCAACCCTATTGGGGATCATTTTGTTTAGTTGGGTAGCACTCGCGCAGCGACCAGTTACCCTGAATATGTTAATCACCGCCCCTGATGCCCAACCTTGGAGACAGGGTTTAATCAAAGACTTTGAGGCTGCTAACCCAGGCATTCGCCTCAATCTAGTTGAAGGGCCAAATGCAACAAACTTGCTAGAAGACTTGTATACCTCATCTTTTATCTTAGGTGAGTCTCCTTATGACTTGATCAATATGGATGTCATTTGGACACCCAAGTTTGCGGCGGCTGGATGGTTGCTACCCCTAGATAACCGCATTTCGCAACAGGAGTTAGCAGCATTTTCCGATAAGGATGTGGAAGGAGGACGTTACCAAGGCAAACTTTACCGCATTCCTATGCGTTCTGATGTGGGAATGCTCTACTACCGGGAAGATTTAATCAAACAAGCAGGACTCAAGCCACCAGAAACTTTTGCTGATTTAATGCAAATTTCCCAAATCTTGCAGAAGAAGGACGAAGTGAATTGGGGCTATTTGTGGCAAGGTCGCCAATATGAAGGACTCGTGGCAATGTTTATCGAAGTCCTTGAAGGCTTTGGTGGCTTTTGGGTAAATCCCGATAACTTGGAAGTTGGACTAGATAGACCAGAAACACTACAAGCCATTGAGTTTCTGCGTAATACGGTCAGAGAAGGTATTTCGCCCTCTGGAGTTACAACCTACCAAGAAGAAGATACCCGGCGCTTGTTCCAAAGTGGTCAAGTAGCATTTTTACGTAGTTGGCCTTACGCTTGGCCTCTAGCCCAGGCAGAAAATTCGCCAATTCGGGGCAAAGTTGCAATTAAACCAATGGTTCACGCTCCTGGACAAACGGGAGCAGCTTGTCTAGGAGGTTGGGGTTTAGGCATTGCCAAAAACTCCAGACATCCCGAAGAAGCTTGGAAGGCGATTCAATATTTTACGAGCAAAGAAGCACAACGCCGCTTCATTCTAACCGCAGGCTTTGTACCAAGTCGCAAAGAATTGTTTACCGACCCAGAGATAGTTGCCAAATACCCCCACTATCCCCAACTACTGGAGGTTGTGAGCAATGCAGTTTTGCGTCCACCCATTGCCCAGTATGCTCAAACTTCAGATATTTTGCAGCGTTATCTCAGCGCCGCCCTAGCCGGACGGATGGCTCCTGAACGAGCAATGCAAGCTGCGGCAGCAGAAACGCGCAGATTGTTAGGAGCTAGAGACAGTTGA
- a CDS encoding response regulator — MLLGQIPFTESPSLNGLRLLVVDNNDDCLCMIKLIFEDCQAQIKTAISVDHAIQILEEWQPDILISEIGLPGKDGYSLIRSIRNKEALYGEFLPAIALTYHLDSEYHKAAIKAGFQEVVCKPFALDELVEKVVNLVQIKSLNSLI, encoded by the coding sequence GTGCTTTTAGGCCAAATACCTTTTACGGAATCGCCATCTCTTAATGGTTTACGGCTACTTGTCGTAGATAATAATGATGATTGCTTGTGCATGATTAAGTTGATTTTTGAAGATTGCCAAGCTCAAATTAAAACAGCAATATCTGTTGATCATGCAATACAGATACTAGAAGAGTGGCAACCAGATATTTTGATCAGTGAAATCGGACTGCCTGGAAAAGATGGTTATTCACTAATTCGCTCCATTAGGAATAAAGAAGCTTTATATGGAGAATTTCTGCCTGCGATCGCTCTTACATATCATTTAGATTCAGAATATCATAAGGCAGCAATTAAGGCTGGTTTTCAGGAGGTTGTTTGTAAACCTTTTGCTCTTGATGAATTAGTTGAAAAAGTTGTTAATCTTGTACAAATAAAATCTTTAAACTCCTTAATTTGA
- a CDS encoding Crp/Fnr family transcriptional regulator: protein MPISNQPHLPIKNKILASLSQTEYQRLIPHLEHVELTFNQVLYHTGEPITHVYFPHQAIASLVCNQADGSTVEAGMVSNDGIVGLPVVWGGHSTNTSAFVQVPDSGMRMKAEILIAEFHRGGELQSLLLRYTQALFTQVTQTAACNRLHTIEERLARWLLLVSDRMQSDKFPLTQEFISQMLGCRRSGVTVAAGTLSKAGMISYKRGNITILNRSDLEDTSCECYSIIKNEYARLLHIQS from the coding sequence ATGCCCATATCTAACCAGCCTCATCTACCAATAAAAAATAAGATACTTGCCTCACTCTCCCAGACTGAGTACCAACGTCTCATTCCTCACTTAGAGCATGTAGAACTGACATTTAATCAAGTCCTTTACCATACAGGTGAACCAATCACACACGTCTATTTTCCTCATCAGGCAATAGCTTCTTTAGTCTGTAACCAAGCAGATGGCTCGACCGTTGAAGCTGGTATGGTGAGCAATGATGGTATAGTGGGTCTTCCTGTAGTTTGGGGTGGTCACTCTACAAATACAAGCGCATTTGTTCAAGTTCCAGACAGTGGTATGAGGATGAAAGCCGAGATACTAATAGCGGAGTTCCATCGAGGTGGAGAGCTTCAAAGTTTGCTGTTGCGCTACACTCAAGCACTATTCACTCAGGTTACACAAACAGCAGCATGTAACCGCCTACATACGATAGAGGAACGACTTGCCCGGTGGCTGTTGCTAGTTTCTGACCGTATGCAATCAGATAAATTTCCTCTGACACAAGAATTTATTTCCCAAATGCTGGGTTGTCGCCGCTCTGGTGTTACAGTAGCAGCTGGTACTCTCAGCAAAGCCGGAATGATTAGCTACAAGCGTGGCAATATTACCATTCTGAATCGGTCAGACTTGGAAGATACATCTTGTGAGTGTTATTCCATTATCAAAAACGAATATGCTCGGTTGCTACATATACAGAGCTAG
- a CDS encoding Crp/Fnr family transcriptional regulator yields the protein MKNQILASLSSTEYQRLVPYLEPVNLLLKQVLYTAGEPITHVYFPYEAITSLVCNLEDGSTVEAGVISNDGMVGLPVIWGGNSTTTTAFIQAAGTGMRMKAEVLIQEFHRGGELQRLLLRFTQALFTQVTQTAACNRLHTIEERLARWLLIVHDRMQSDTFPLTQEFIAQMLGCRRSGVTVAAGTLSKAGIISYKRGNITILNRDDLEATSCECYSIIKKEYIRLLRI from the coding sequence ATGAAGAATCAGATACTCGCTTCACTGTCATCTACTGAGTATCAACGTCTAGTTCCCTACTTAGAGCCTGTAAATCTTTTACTTAAGCAAGTGCTGTACACAGCAGGTGAACCCATTACCCATGTCTATTTTCCCTATGAGGCAATAACTTCTTTGGTATGTAACTTAGAAGACGGCTCGACTGTTGAAGCCGGTGTAATCAGCAATGACGGTATGGTAGGACTTCCGGTAATTTGGGGTGGCAATTCTACAACAACAACTGCGTTTATCCAGGCGGCTGGTACTGGTATGCGGATGAAAGCAGAAGTACTAATACAGGAGTTCCATCGGGGTGGAGAGCTTCAACGTTTGCTGCTGCGTTTCACTCAAGCACTGTTTACCCAAGTTACACAAACGGCAGCTTGCAATCGATTACACACCATCGAAGAGCGACTCGCTCGTTGGTTGCTAATAGTCCATGACCGTATGCAATCAGATACATTTCCCCTGACGCAAGAATTTATTGCTCAGATGCTAGGCTGTCGCCGTTCTGGTGTTACAGTGGCGGCAGGTACTCTCAGCAAAGCCGGAATTATTAGCTACAAGCGGGGAAATATTACCATCTTGAATCGTGACGATTTGGAAGCTACATCTTGCGAATGTTATTCCATTATCAAAAAAGAGTATATTAGGTTGCTAAGAATATAA
- a CDS encoding SDR family NAD(P)-dependent oxidoreductase, which yields MNKTENFKYKQTALITGAANGIGYELAYIFAQNNYNLVLVDRLEGKLQEIAHKFQDKFSISVKSIIKDLSKSTSPEEIFQELAQDNIKVDVLVNNAGFGTYGLFHETNLTDELEMLQVNLVCMTHLTKLFLKTMVEQGKGKILNVSSAAAFQPGPLMAVYFATKAYVLSFSEALANELEGTGVTVTVLCPGTTKSAFHERTGMADSKLVKGKRMMDAATVANIGYHALMKGKTIVIPGLINKIMAKSVRFIPRNLVTKIVRNMQEDK from the coding sequence ATGAATAAAACAGAGAATTTTAAGTACAAGCAGACTGCGCTTATTACTGGCGCAGCTAATGGTATTGGTTATGAATTAGCGTACATCTTTGCCCAAAACAACTACAATCTTGTATTAGTAGATCGGCTAGAGGGCAAGCTTCAAGAAATTGCCCATAAATTCCAAGATAAATTTAGCATTTCTGTTAAATCGATTATCAAAGATTTATCCAAATCAACATCTCCTGAAGAAATTTTTCAAGAATTAGCACAGGACAATATTAAAGTTGATGTGCTAGTGAATAACGCTGGGTTTGGTACATATGGATTATTTCATGAAACTAATCTTACTGATGAATTAGAAATGCTACAGGTAAATTTGGTATGTATGACTCATCTCACTAAGTTATTCCTAAAAACTATGGTTGAGCAAGGGAAAGGTAAAATTTTAAACGTCTCTTCAGCTGCGGCTTTTCAACCAGGGCCTTTAATGGCGGTTTATTTTGCTACTAAAGCTTACGTTTTATCTTTTTCAGAAGCACTTGCTAATGAATTGGAAGGTACAGGTGTAACTGTGACAGTTCTTTGTCCAGGCACAACAAAATCTGCTTTTCATGAAAGAACAGGAATGGCAGATTCTAAACTAGTTAAGGGTAAAAGAATGATGGATGCTGCAACTGTAGCAAATATTGGTTATCATGCTTTAATGAAAGGCAAAACAATTGTGATTCCTGGTCTAATCAATAAAATAATGGCAAAAAGTGTAAGATTTATACCTAGAAATCTGGTAACTAAAATAGTCAGAAATATGCAGGAGGATAAGTAA
- the nifH gene encoding nitrogenase iron protein, whose product MSIDKKIRQIAFYGKGGIGKSTTSQNTLAAMAEMGQRILIVGCDPKADSTRLMLHSKAQTTVLHLAAERGAVEDLELEEVMLTGFRGVKCVESGGPEPGVGCAGRGIITAINFLEENGAYQDVDFVSYDVLGDVVCGGFAMPIRENKAQEIYIVTSGEMMAMYAANNIARGILKYAHTGGVRLGGLICNSRNVDREIELIETLAKRLNTQMIHYVPRDNIVQHAELRRMTVNEYAPDSNQSNEYRILANKIINNENLKVPTPIEMEELEELLIEFGILESEENAAKMIGTAAESTK is encoded by the coding sequence ATGAGTATTGACAAAAAAATCAGACAAATCGCTTTCTACGGTAAAGGCGGTATCGGTAAGTCTACCACCTCTCAAAACACCTTAGCCGCTATGGCAGAGATGGGTCAGCGCATCCTTATCGTCGGTTGCGACCCCAAAGCTGACTCCACCCGTTTGATGCTCCACTCCAAAGCACAAACCACCGTATTACACTTGGCTGCTGAACGTGGTGCAGTAGAAGACCTAGAACTCGAAGAAGTAATGCTCACCGGCTTCCGTGGTGTGAAGTGCGTTGAGTCTGGTGGTCCAGAACCTGGTGTAGGTTGTGCTGGTCGTGGTATTATCACCGCCATCAACTTCTTAGAAGAAAATGGTGCTTACCAAGATGTTGACTTCGTTTCCTATGACGTATTAGGCGACGTTGTATGTGGTGGTTTCGCAATGCCTATCCGCGAAAATAAAGCACAAGAAATCTACATTGTTACATCAGGCGAAATGATGGCGATGTACGCTGCAAACAACATCGCTCGCGGTATTTTGAAATATGCACATACAGGCGGTGTGCGTTTAGGTGGCTTGATTTGTAACAGCCGTAACGTTGACAGAGAAATCGAACTTATCGAAACTCTGGCAAAACGTTTGAACACCCAAATGATTCACTACGTACCCCGCGACAACATTGTTCAACACGCTGAGTTGCGCCGGATGACAGTTAACGAGTACGCACCCGACAGCAACCAATCTAACGAATACCGGATTTTGGCTAACAAAATCATCAATAACGAAAATCTCAAAGTTCCCACCCCAATTGAAATGGAAGAACTAGAAGAGTTGTTGATTGAATTTGGTATTCTTGAAAGCGAAGAAAATGCTGCAAAAATGATTGGTACAGCTGCTGAAAGCACCAAGTAA